A DNA window from Desulfobulbaceae bacterium contains the following coding sequences:
- a CDS encoding type II toxin-antitoxin system RelE/ParE family toxin, translated as MVQEVLVRQSSVFRRAYRRLHVNQKADVDDAVSDIVQNPNIGAEKKGDLAGVFVYKFKCCGQLTLLAYEFDWESRTLLLLGSHENFYRDLKR; from the coding sequence ATGGTTCAAGAAGTCCTGGTTCGACAAAGTTCAGTTTTCAGGAGGGCATACAGACGTCTTCATGTAAACCAAAAAGCAGATGTTGATGATGCAGTTTCAGACATAGTGCAAAATCCGAATATTGGTGCTGAAAAAAAAGGGGATTTAGCAGGAGTGTTTGTATATAAGTTCAAGTGCTGCGGCCAGCTAACATTATTGGCCTATGAATTTGACTGGGAGAGTAGGACACTACTCCTGCTGGGATCGCATGAAAATTTCTATCGTGATTTGAAACGGTAA
- a CDS encoding tetratricopeptide repeat protein, which produces MLKKLTHAVCGGAMLLLVACGAGMQAEMKIAQGNYAEAIPLYEKALQSDPDSVNHGNKLGFAYLKTNQLDQAIEQFDRILDKDPQNSYAILYQGMAYLNKKDFDKTLALWQNFKDDEKPVVEQEINRLMTIVMMAQNQRTARQALQTEEKLANIDLDTSTIAVVPFIDLTEDHSLQAFSKALAAMITTDLTKINQLKVLERGQIQALLNEMKLGQSGIVDEKTAPRIGRLLKAENVVVGNLSKGSIQTTLSLATASAGDTKGSVSAKVDVDKFYELPSLLVQNVAKIMQIQLGEAELAAITTPHTKNFKAMVHYGSALNALDEGNWEKAQDFFALAIKEDPIFMLARSGRDSSPGRSAPSVEAIQSADPSENSVFLEAIETSIKTATEAQQAADEAAKEASTSGGGGGGGGGSSH; this is translated from the coding sequence ATGCTGAAAAAATTAACACATGCGGTTTGTGGCGGGGCAATGCTGCTGCTGGTGGCCTGTGGCGCAGGAATGCAGGCTGAAATGAAAATTGCCCAGGGCAATTATGCGGAAGCCATTCCGCTTTACGAGAAGGCCCTCCAATCGGATCCGGACTCAGTCAATCATGGAAACAAACTCGGTTTTGCCTACCTCAAGACCAATCAACTTGACCAGGCGATCGAACAATTCGACCGGATTCTCGACAAGGATCCCCAAAATTCATACGCCATTCTCTACCAGGGCATGGCGTATCTCAACAAGAAAGATTTCGACAAAACTCTAGCGCTCTGGCAAAACTTCAAGGATGATGAAAAACCGGTGGTCGAACAGGAAATCAACCGCCTCATGACCATCGTCATGATGGCCCAAAACCAGCGGACCGCGCGGCAGGCCCTGCAAACCGAAGAAAAACTGGCCAATATAGATCTTGACACCAGTACGATCGCCGTTGTCCCATTTATCGACCTCACGGAAGACCACAGTCTACAGGCTTTTTCCAAAGCCCTCGCCGCGATGATCACCACTGATTTAACCAAAATCAATCAACTGAAAGTATTGGAGCGAGGACAGATTCAGGCGTTGCTCAACGAAATGAAACTTGGTCAATCCGGCATCGTGGATGAAAAAACAGCCCCCCGGATCGGGCGTCTGTTAAAAGCCGAAAATGTCGTCGTCGGCAACCTCTCCAAAGGGAGCATCCAAACGACGCTTTCCCTGGCCACCGCCAGTGCTGGTGACACCAAGGGATCGGTCTCGGCGAAAGTTGATGTGGACAAGTTTTATGAATTGCCAAGCCTGTTGGTCCAGAACGTGGCCAAAATCATGCAGATCCAGCTAGGGGAGGCCGAGCTTGCCGCAATCACCACTCCGCATACCAAAAATTTTAAGGCCATGGTTCACTATGGTAGCGCCCTCAACGCCCTTGATGAAGGAAACTGGGAAAAGGCCCAGGACTTTTTCGCCCTTGCCATCAAAGAGGACCCTATCTTCATGCTGGCCCGCTCAGGGCGAGATTCCTCCCCGGGCCGCTCTGCTCCGTCGGTAGAGGCCATCCAGAGTGCAGACCCTTCTGAAAATTCGGTTTTCCTTGAAGCGATTGAAACATCCATCAAAACGGCAACCGAAGCGCAACAGGCGGCCGATGAAGCAGCGAAAGAAGCCTCAACAAGCGGTGGCGGTGGTGGTGGTGGTGGTGGTAGTAGCCACTGA